The Deltaproteobacteria bacterium genome includes the window ATCGGCTGCGTGATCGGCTGGGCGCTGGCGCAAGCCGCGCTGTTGGCCGTGGGCGAGACCGTGCGTAATCTTTTTTCTTCCATCGGTCTCAGCGGCAGCAGTCTCACGCCGCGCGAGCTTGGCCTGGCTTTGGCGAGCGCCATCGGCGTCGCCCTATTCGCGGCGTTGCATCCGGCCCTCGATGCGGTTTCGATCAGCCCGCTGGAAAATGCCCGCCAAGCTCTGTGGCGGCCGGTGTTTGACGGGCGCAAGTCTTGGGCGACGCGCTTTGGCATCATCAGTTTTGCCGTCGCGCTGGCGCTGATCGGCGCGGCGCCGCTGATTTCCGGCGCGGTGCGCCAATTTAGCTTCGGCGTCGTTGGTATGTTGATATTCTTGCTCGGTCTAGCCTTCTTCGCGCCGCTGATCATTCATCATGCGGTGCGCGGCTTCTGGCGCTCATCGCTGCGCTTTCCCGGTATCAGCTGGGCTGAAAGCCGTTTAGCAGCGGACAGCTTGCGCCGTAATCCGTTTCGCTCGGCGATCACGGTGGCGACGTTGATCATCAGTTTGGCAGCGATTTTTACCATCGCCGCCTTCGTCAACAGCGTGCGCGGCTCGCTCCTAGCGTGGGTCGATCAGATGGTGACGGCGGATATTATCATCAGCTCCGGCGCCCGAACCGCCGGGCCGCGCAATGTCTCGTTGCACGAAGAGCCGACGGCGGGCTTGCGCGCGTTGCCGGGAGTCAAGGTCGTCGATCTTTATCGGTTGGTGCGGGCCAATTATCAAGGCCGACCCATCGTCGTCGAATCGTTTTCCGCGGTGGCCTCGGCGAGCGTGCGCACGCTGCCGATGGCTGAGGGCAATGGCGCGCGGGCGTTGCGCGAGATGGCCGAAGGCAAAGGCGCGATCATCAGCGAAAGCTTTCAAACTCGCTTTAAGAAAAACCTCGGCGACGACATCGAGATCGTCACGCCGAGCGGCCCGGCGACCTTCAAAGTGTTGGCGGTCTACATCGACTACTCGTCGGATATCGGCAGCGTGCTGATCGATCGGGCGCTTTATAAAAAATATTGGCGCGATGAATTGGTCGATGCTTTCGATCTCTGGTTGGAACCTGGCGCCGACATGCCGGCGCTGATTCAGCGCATTAAAGACGACTACGGCGAACGCTATCGACTGTTCATCAGCAGCCACCGCGAACTCAAGGACGCCGTCGTGCGCATCATGGAGCAATCCTTCGTGGTCAATTACGCCGTCGAAATCGTCGCCATCGTCGTCGCGATCTTCAGCGTGATCAATACTATGTTAGCGTCGGTGCTCGACCGTGGCCGCGAGATCGGCGTGTTGCGCGCCATCGGCGCCACTCAGGTGCAAGTGCGGCGCAGCATCGTCATGGAAGCGGCAGCGATGGGTTTGATCGGCGGTCTACTCGGTCTGTTCGCCGGCTCGCTGATGGCCTATCATCATGTGGTCTACAACACCAAGTTGCTCACCGGCTGGACGTTTCAGTTTTATTATCCTTACGGCATCGCCGGTTTGTCGGTGTTCGCCGCGATAATCCTGTGCGGCCTCGCCGGCTGGGGCCCGGCGAAACAAGCGGCGTCAACGCCGATCGTCACTGCGATCGGGTATGAATAAGATCGATTAGCCGCAAAGAACGCAAAGTCGGGGAATCTCCGATTCTCGCTACGAGGTCGGCAGTTCGGTGAACATGACGAAGCGGGCGCGGCGGTTTTGCACGCGGCATTCTTCGCTGGCTTCGAAGCAGGCGGGGGCTTCTTTGCCGTAGCTGATGGTCACTAATCGGTCGGCGGCGATGCCTTGTTCGATTAAGAAAGCTTTCGCCGCTTGGGCACGCTTGGCGCCTAGCGCGAGGTTGTATTCCGCCGAGCCGACATCGTCGCAGTGGCCTTCGACTTCCACTCTGGCTTTGGCATTGGCTTTCATCCACGCGGCGTTTTTCTTGAGCACTTCCTGGGCCTCGGCTTCGAGGTCGACACTGTCGAATTTGTAATAGACATCTTGCAGCGCAGCGCCCGGCGGGGTGACCGCGGCGACGCCGCGGTTGATCGCTTCCAAGGCCGACGGCGAGCGCGCCGCGACCGTGGTTGGCGCCGGGTTGAGCGAGGTCGATGTCGAGAACAAGTTGGCGATCGGCGATTCGTTGGCTGTGCACCCGGCGAGAACGATAGCCGCGCAAAAATAGCCGACGGTGAAACTTCTAGAGCGAATTGTTAGATTGAACATGATCAGCGAATAATAAAAAGTTATAGATCATCCTCGCGATTTGATCGCGGCTTGTCAAGTTTTTTTGCCAATTATTGTCGCGCGTGGCGATTCATTTGAGTTCGCCAGTCCACCGCGAAAAAATCGCACCACAGATTGCCCCGAAGGAATCGATCATGACATCCGCCAAGCTGGCGCTGCGGCTCGGCACGAAGGCTTGATGCCATTCGTCGCTCGCCGCGTAGATCGTTGCTATGACAATGCACCAGAGCCCGCGGACGATGGGCGATCGCTTGGGAAATTCCCGGCGCACAGCGCGGAGGAGCAAACTGGCGAGAATGAAATATTCGCTCCAGTGGCCGAGCTTGCGTAGAGTGAGATGGATGGCGGCGAATTGTGCGGCGCTGAGGGCGGGAAATAGTGCGGCGAGTAGCGGTTCGAGCCAGGAGGCGGTGTTGGCGCCATAAAAATTATCGCCGGAGAAAAAGAAAATCACCGCCATCCAACCGGCCACCGGTCCCCAGCTTTTCATCATGCGCTAGCCGTCGCTTGAGCCGGCTTCGGTTGCAACAAGGCAAAATAAAGCAGCGCGGTCAGCCAGCAGATCGCCATCAAAGCCCAGTAAAGCATCTGGTAACTTCGCGTGCGGTCGTAGACAATGCCGGCGAGCAGCGGCCCGAGGACGCTGCCCCAAGTGTAGAGAAAGCTCATGCTGCCGCGAATCTTGGCGAAGTTGTGCCGGCCGAAAAAATCGCCGACGGTGGCCCAAGTAGTCGGAAACAATCCTTCGAAGACGCTGAACAGCAACAGCGCAATCCACAGCTGCCATAGCTGTCTGCCGTTGAACAAAAAATAAATCGCCACGCTGCCGAGCAGCATGAAGCCGGCCATCAAGCGCGGTTTGTCGAAGCGATCGCCGAGCCAGCCGATCAATAAATGCGTCGGCATGCCGCAGATGGCGATGACGCTCAAATAAAAAGCTCCTTCGGTTTCCGAGTAGCCTTTCCAAACCAGGATCGGCACGAAGTGGACCAGTACGGCACTGGAGCAAGCGGCGCGCAGGGTGGTGGCGACGGTCAGCAGCCAAAATTGATGGGTGTGGAGCGTTTGGCTGAGCGACAGCTCGCGCGCGGCGGTTGCCGTGGCGGTGTCACGATTTTCTTTCGTTTCGTTGAAACGTGCGGTATCGCCGTCGGACAATAATCCCAGGCTTTCGGGTGAACGGTGAACGCAAAACGCCAGCGGTAAGCCGACGAGGAGAAAGGCGATGCCGGAACCGATGGACGCGCTGCGCCAACCCCAGCTGTGTACTGCGTAGGCGAGAAACGGCGTTAGCAGCGCGCCGCCGAGGGCTATGGATCCGCTGGTGATCGACATGGCCAAGGCGCGTTTGCGGATGAACCAAGTGTTGGCCAACGCCATCGTCGCGTCCATGAAACCGGCTTGGTAGGGGAGCGAGATGATGCCCATGTAGACGATCAGCAGCATGGTGTAACTGTGCACACCGGCCAAGAGCAGGTAGCCGACGCCGGCCAGCGCGATGGCGATGGCGATCACCGGACGCGGCCCGTAGCGGTCGATGCAGTAACCGGCGACCGGTCCTTCCAAGGCGCCTTGGGCGCGCGCCAGCGAGAAGACCAGCGATGTCGCGGTGCGCGTCAGGCCCAGTTCTTCAGTCACCGGCAAAAAAAACACCGAGATGCCGTAGGCGTGCAAGCCGCCGCCGAGCACGCGGATGGCACAGCTGACCGCGATCATACGCCAGCCGAAGTAGAGGCCGCGGAGTTTGTCGGGAATTGCTTGAAACATCAGTGCGGTTTCGGAGGGCGCAGCGTGGCGTAGAGCAAACCCGCGGTGATGGCGACGGCGATGTAAGCCGACATCAGTGGCGCGTAACTTTGGTAGCGGTCATAGACATAACCGGTGATCACCGGACCGAGGGCTGGCCCCCAGAGATAGAAAAAACTCATGCTGCCGCGGATGGTGGCGAAATGTTTGCGGCCGAAAAAATCTCCCACGGTCGCCCAGCTCACCGGGAACAAGGCTTCGACGAAGGTAAAGAGAATCGTGAACAGCCACAGTGTCCATTCACTTTCGCCGTAGGCCAAGATCGCCACGGCGCCGGCGCCGATGAACATGCAGATCGCCATCAACGTCGGTTTGTGCACGCGATCGGCGATCCAACCAACCAGCAAGTGGGATGGCAAACTCATCAGCGCCATGGTCGCGAGCATCGCCGCGGCGCGCGCCTCGCTGGCGCCGCGCCAGACCATGATCGGCACGAAGTGCACGGTGATCGAATTAAAGACGCCGACGCGGGTGGTCGTGGCGAGAACTAGTTTCCAGAAGGCGGCGGTTTTTAGCGCTTGTTTTAGGGTGAATTCGTTATCGGATTCGAGTGCGTGTTCCTGATCGTGTTCGGAAATTGCTGGCGATTTATCTTTTGGTTCGGCTGGCGGGGCGCCGTCGGGGAGTAGGCCCATGGCTTCGGGGGAGCGCTTGACGTAGAGCGCTACGGGGATTCCCGCTAGGATCAGACAAGCGCCGGCGATGAAAGCGCCATGACGCCAACCCCAGGTTTGCACGGAGTAGGCGAGCAATGGCGTGATCAAAGTGCCGCCGATGCCGATGGAGCTGCTGATCAGCGTCATCGCCATGGCGCGGTGGCGGATGAACCAGGAATTCGCCAAGACCATCGGCGAGTGCATGAAGCCGGCGGAGAAGGCCAGGGAGATGACACACAGATAGATTGTCAGTAGGGCGGTGTAATTCTGCACGGTGGCAAGCAGCATGTAGCCCAAGCCCGAGAGCAAAATGCCGGCGAGCATCATCGGCCGGGGCCCGAAGCGATCGATGACATAACCGGCTAGCGGCCCCTCGATGGCGCCTTCGGCGCGGGCCAAGGAAAAAACTAACGAGGTCTGGGCGCGCGATAAACCTAGTTCATTGGTGATCGGCAGAAAGAAAATCGTGAAGCCGTAAAGATGAAAGCCACCGCCGAGCATGCGGATCGCCGAACCGGCGGCAACCATGCGCCAGCCGTAAAAAAGGCCGTTGAGCTGTGCGGTGAGTTTGCTGGTCATCGGTGTATCGGTAGGGAAAGTTCCAGCGAGGCGAATTCTTTTCAACCTATCCGAGGGAGGCGAAGTCTGTCAACGCGGTCTGCGAAAATCGCTGATAGCCGCGTTTCTGGGTTGTCGTTGGGTGAACGCACGAATGTCGCTGGGGGATTTTTTCACCACAGAGCACACAGAGAACACAGAGTTCGGAAAAGTATTTTCTCTGTGATCTCTGTGTGCTCTGTGGTGAATCAATCTTCGTTTTGAGACTAGATCCCTCACGTTCGTTCGGGATGACAATCTGGATAATGGCTTGCACCCCAGGTTGTCATTTCGACCGTAGGGAGAAATCTGTCCGGCTCCGGTGCGCTCGCCGTCATTCCCGTGTAAACGGCAATCAAGGTTCGTTTCTGGCAAAAAAGCTAAACTTTATCCCTTGCAGGTCACCCACTGGCGCGGGTAAGCGTTCAAACTTTCGCAGCCATATTTTTTTATCACCAGAGTTTCGCCGAATTGCAGGCCCATCTTTTCGTCGTAGGTCATGAGATTGGGCTGGATGACGATCACCATGTTCTCGCGAAAGGTGATCTCGCGCGAGTCGTGGCGCTTGCGGGATTTGGTTTGAAAGATCGGCGGATATTGATTGACGCCGTGGACTAGATCGTCGTAGGTGCTGTAGCCGCGCTGGTGAATGATCTCCGCCGCTTCTTCGGCTTCGGTGGTGGTCGCGCCGTCCTTGATTACCTTCGACAAAATGTCGAAGGCTTCCATCGCTGCGTCGTGCATTTTTTGCCAATTCGGCGTGGGGCCCTCGCCGATGGAAAAGGTTCGGTGGATCTGGCCGCTGTAGCCGGAGTAGGCGCCGCTGATCTCGCTGATCAAGGCGTCGCCTTTTTGCAGCTTGCGATTGGAATGGAACTGGGATGGCACGCAGAAGTCCGGGTTCGCCATCGGCATGCTGCTGATGAAATGAATCCCGGCGTAGCCGCCGGCTTTTAGATAAACCGGTTCGATGATCGCGGGAATTTCATCTTCGCGCAGGCCGGCGTGCAAGCCTTCGGCCAGCGCTTGGATCGATTGGTCGGTGAGCTTAGAGGCGGTGCGGATGCGTGCGATTTCGTCGTCGCTCTTGATCGTCCGCATCATGCGCAGCTTGCCGCCTAGTTCGACAAAAGTCGCGTTGGGATATTTTTCGCGCAGCCGATTGAAGACCTGATAGGAGATCGATCCGACCAGGCCGATCTTTTTTCCTTCCAGGCCGCGCTCGGCGATTAATTCGACGACGCTGTTCGTAGTATTCGCGCCGGCCCAGCGCAGGTCGGGAATCCACGACATCACCTTCGCCATTGGGTAGTGATTGAACAGCTGCATCAAGATCACCGGTGGCTTGCCGGTTTGCATAAGCAGATAAGCTTCCCGGCTGCTCGGCCAATCGCTCAGCCAATAAATGTCGGAGGAATAACGCCCGCTGCCGTAAATCACGGCGGCATCAACGCCTTCCTGTTCCATGAGAGCATAGAAAGCGCGATGGCGGCGATTCAGTTCGGCGTCGGAAAATGTCGGATAGTCGGATCGTTGGCGCATAGTTAAGAACTCCTAATGTGAATTGTCAGTTGGGCCGCGGCGATTTCGCGATCGGCGGTTGCTTCGGTCTAGGCCAGCAGTCGGCCGTAGCCGGGAATGGGAATTTTCATGCCCAGGGTCTGCAGCACCCACCACAAGGCCGCCGCCGTCGAAGCAACGACCGGCCGGCCGGTGTCATCTTCCAGTTGCTGTACATAGCCGACGGTGCGCCAGCGGCCTTGGAGCACGAGACTATCGACATCGGGGTTTTGGCGAAACAGTTCGCGGGCGACTTTGTAGGATGCGTAGTCCGGCAGTTTTACTTGATCCACCGGCTTTGAAACTTCGAGTCCTTTGATCGCCCTTACTTGGACGCCGCCGTCGTCATAATATTTTTTGACCGCTTGGTTGATCGAATCTTTATAAGCCGTGACAATCACGGTGCTTTTAACTTGCAAATATTTCAGCGCCGCGGCCGTGGCGCCCATCGCCGTGCTGACTGGCAAGCCGACTTGGCGCGAAAGTTGGTCGACCACTTCCTGCTCTGCGGCGAAGCCGCGCTGAGTGCCCAGCGTGATGCCGCCCATCAAAATGACGTCGCATTCTTCAGCCTTGAAAATTCCCAAGCCGGCGCTTAGGGCGTCGATCGCCTTGTTAAATTCGCTTTCGGTGTGCGACTGAACGTTCAGTCCCGACGAAACGATGGTGAAGCCTTCGGGAAGGATCAAATCCCAATCCGAGGGGGTTTCGAAAACCGAGGGAGAGAGATAGCCGATGCGTGCTTTCCAACCGGACATGGAGCCTCCTTAACTGCTGTGAACTTTTCTTATCTCAAGCTGGTGGCGATGGGAAGCTTTGGCAAGCGTTTTGACCCGCGTCGCGGCAAATCAAGAGACATCGCTGAAATAAAATGTTATCCTTACGTCTAATCGATAACCACCCCGGCCAAGGTGTCGGCAATAATGAAAGGGATAACCTGGAGTACCAGCTAGAGCTTATGAATCTTAAAGCAGAAATGAATTCGATTAAATTTCTTCAATGGCTTCGTTTGAGTGTCGTAGTCGGGTTGCTGCTGGCCGGTCGGGACAGCCAAGCGGCGGGCACAGAGCCACAAGAGTTTAACCGGCGTGCCACGGCCACGGCGCAGTTGCTGGCCGGCATCATGCCCAATCCTCCTGAGCCTGCGTTCAATCGCTTTACCGAACTCGATGCTTGGAAAGAGCATCAAAAATGGATGACCAGTCAATGGGCTTTGGTGCGCGGCCGGCTCAATACCATGGAAACGTGGCGCGACCACGAAGTGAAAGTCACCGGCGCTGCGAAAAAGACCATGCTCTACCCGTTCAGCGGCCCGGACTTTATCAATGCCTATGCGCTGTTTCCCGATCACGCGCGCTATGTGTTTTTCAGTTTGGAGCGGCCCGGCGCGCTGCCCGACATGGAATCGGTAACCACGGTGCAGTTTATTAAACTACTAACCGACGTGCGCGGCGCCTTTCGCGACATCTTCGAGCGTAATTATTTTATTACCTCCTACATGACCAAGCAGCTGACCACGCCGTGGGTGCGCGGCACGGTGCCGGTGATGGCGACCATGATGGCGTTGATGAACCGGCGCATCGTGCGCATCGAACCCATCGATTTATTTCCCGAGTTGAACCGTGCCTACGACACTCCAGACGCCAAGCGGCCGCGCTTGTTGCTGCGCGGCGTGCGCGTCGACTTCGCCAACCCGGCCGCGGCCGGAATTCAGCAGCTTTATTATTTTTCCTTGGACGCCACGGATAAAGCGCTCGATTATTATCCCGAGTTTCTCAATTGGGTCGGCCAGTACAAACCGGCCACCGCGCTGATCAAGTCGGCATCCTACCTGTTACATGATGGCCAGTTCGCCAAGACTCGGGCGACGATTTTGGAATCAGCCGATTTAGTCGTGCAGGACGATACCGGGATACCTTACCGCTTTTTGAATCAAGCGCCCTGGCATGTGAAGTTGTTCGGCAGGTACAGCAAGCCGATTCGGCCGATGGAATACGCCTATCAAAAAGATCTCGAAAGCGCGTTCAAGGCCGCTCCCGACCAAGCCGACTTGCCGTTCCCGTTCGGCTATCATTGGCGCAGCAAACAATCGGCTTTGATGTTGGCCCATCGTCAGTAATCGAGTGAGAGCTTCGCCGGCGCTTTTCCTGATCGGAGCTTGTCTCGCCCTTATGGCGCAAAGCTGTGCCACGCAAATCTCTCGACGCACCTTTCAAACCAGCGACGGCGTGACGCTATCGCTGCTTGAAGCCGGTTCGCAACACACGAAGGATTCCAATATCACCATCGCGCTGATCACCGGCTGGTCCATGCCGGCGGCGATCTGGCAAAATCAAATCGAACATTTTAGCCGGCGGTATCACACCCTGGCGCTTGACCCGCGCGGCCAAGGCGAGTCGGAAGTGCCGGCGGCTGGTTTCACCGCGGAGCGGCGCGCCGCCGACTTACAAGAATTTCTTGCGCCATTAAAAAACGTCTTGCTGGTCGGCTGGTCGCTCGGCGCCATCGAGTCGCTGCAATACCTTCACATGTTCGGCGCCGAACGGCTGGCCGGTCTAGTATTGGTCGACAGTTCGGTGGGCGAAGAACCGGCGCCGGCGCCGGGCGGGACTTTTTTACAGGCGCTGCGCGACGAGCGCGACAAAACTCTCGACGGGTTTGTCCGAGCGATTTTCAAGAAACCGTTGAGCGAAGATGAAGTCGCGCGTTTAATCGGCGGCGCCAAGCGCATGCCGGTGGAAAGCAGTATCGCGCTGTTGTCCTATCCGTTTCCGCGCACACACTGGAAAGAAATCGCCCACGCATTTAAAAAGCCGCTGCTTTATGTGGTAACGCCGCAGTTTGAAGAGCAGGCGCAAAACCTGCAGAAGAACCGGCCTGGGACGCAGGTAGAAGTTTTCAAAGACGCCGGCCACACTTTGTTCGTCGATGAAGCGGAGCGTTTCAACGCGCTGATTGAGAAATTCGCTGCATCGCTGTCGCGCCGTTAATCTCTAGCTTTCACCTTCCAGACCCTTTAGGGTCGGCACCTGTACGAGCTGACAAGAAGAGTTAGCGCTAGCGGACCAAGGTGAGGCAACTAATATGGTCAAATTATTTTGTCCGAACATCGTTGCCCGA containing:
- a CDS encoding FtsX-like permease family protein — protein: MLRLLTTISWRHVRRHRLRTLLTFLGMALGVAVIVAIALVNRSLTTSFQSTIEQIAGRAVLQVSNSESGFAEALFPIVRDTDGVADVAAAVDGFLPVSGVPSERLYVYGVDLLTDFVMRDHQFVGADFGFDGALDFIAQPDSIALTETFAHRYGLLLGSAITLNTSLGKQVYRVRALLKETGTAKVFGGNFALMDLPTAQRAFGKQGKLDIVDITVEAGASIESVQARLRQRLAGAVDVERPRKRGEQIESLLTSFRVGLFFVSLIALFVGFFLIYNTVAVSVVQRKREFGTLRCIGMRRGELLRLIVVEALLLAIVGAAIGCVIGWALAQAALLAVGETVRNLFSSIGLSGSSLTPRELGLALASAIGVALFAALHPALDAVSISPLENARQALWRPVFDGRKSWATRFGIISFAVALALIGAAPLISGAVRQFSFGVVGMLIFLLGLAFFAPLIIHHAVRGFWRSSLRFPGISWAESRLAADSLRRNPFRSAITVATLIISLAAIFTIAAFVNSVRGSLLAWVDQMVTADIIISSGARTAGPRNVSLHEEPTAGLRALPGVKVVDLYRLVRANYQGRPIVVESFSAVASASVRTLPMAEGNGARALREMAEGKGAIISESFQTRFKKNLGDDIEIVTPSGPATFKVLAVYIDYSSDIGSVLIDRALYKKYWRDELVDAFDLWLEPGADMPALIQRIKDDYGERYRLFISSHRELKDAVVRIMEQSFVVNYAVEIVAIVVAIFSVINTMLASVLDRGREIGVLRAIGATQVQVRRSIVMEAAAMGLIGGLLGLFAGSLMAYHHVVYNTKLLTGWTFQFYYPYGIAGLSVFAAIILCGLAGWGPAKQAASTPIVTAIGYE
- a CDS encoding aminopeptidase P family protein produces the protein MRQRSDYPTFSDAELNRRHRAFYALMEQEGVDAAVIYGSGRYSSDIYWLSDWPSSREAYLLMQTGKPPVILMQLFNHYPMAKVMSWIPDLRWAGANTTNSVVELIAERGLEGKKIGLVGSISYQVFNRLREKYPNATFVELGGKLRMMRTIKSDDEIARIRTASKLTDQSIQALAEGLHAGLREDEIPAIIEPVYLKAGGYAGIHFISSMPMANPDFCVPSQFHSNRKLQKGDALISEISGAYSGYSGQIHRTFSIGEGPTPNWQKMHDAAMEAFDILSKVIKDGATTTEAEEAAEIIHQRGYSTYDDLVHGVNQYPPIFQTKSRKRHDSREITFRENMVIVIQPNLMTYDEKMGLQFGETLVIKKYGCESLNAYPRQWVTCKG
- a CDS encoding alpha/beta hydrolase produces the protein MAQSCATQISRRTFQTSDGVTLSLLEAGSQHTKDSNITIALITGWSMPAAIWQNQIEHFSRRYHTLALDPRGQGESEVPAAGFTAERRAADLQEFLAPLKNVLLVGWSLGAIESLQYLHMFGAERLAGLVLVDSSVGEEPAPAPGGTFLQALRDERDKTLDGFVRAIFKKPLSEDEVARLIGGAKRMPVESSIALLSYPFPRTHWKEIAHAFKKPLLYVVTPQFEEQAQNLQKNRPGTQVEVFKDAGHTLFVDEAERFNALIEKFAASLSRR
- a CDS encoding VanZ family protein, producing MMKSWGPVAGWMAVIFFFSGDNFYGANTASWLEPLLAALFPALSAAQFAAIHLTLRKLGHWSEYFILASLLLRAVRREFPKRSPIVRGLWCIVIATIYAASDEWHQAFVPSRSASLADVMIDSFGAICGAIFSRWTGELK
- the pal gene encoding peptidoglycan-associated lipoprotein Pal, with the protein product MFNLTIRSRSFTVGYFCAAIVLAGCTANESPIANLFSTSTSLNPAPTTVAARSPSALEAINRGVAAVTPPGAALQDVYYKFDSVDLEAEAQEVLKKNAAWMKANAKARVEVEGHCDDVGSAEYNLALGAKRAQAAKAFLIEQGIAADRLVTISYGKEAPACFEASEECRVQNRRARFVMFTELPTS
- a CDS encoding MFS transporter, which codes for MTSKLTAQLNGLFYGWRMVAAGSAIRMLGGGFHLYGFTIFFLPITNELGLSRAQTSLVFSLARAEGAIEGPLAGYVIDRFGPRPMMLAGILLSGLGYMLLATVQNYTALLTIYLCVISLAFSAGFMHSPMVLANSWFIRHRAMAMTLISSSIGIGGTLITPLLAYSVQTWGWRHGAFIAGACLILAGIPVALYVKRSPEAMGLLPDGAPPAEPKDKSPAISEHDQEHALESDNEFTLKQALKTAAFWKLVLATTTRVGVFNSITVHFVPIMVWRGASEARAAAMLATMALMSLPSHLLVGWIADRVHKPTLMAICMFIGAGAVAILAYGESEWTLWLFTILFTFVEALFPVSWATVGDFFGRKHFATIRGSMSFFYLWGPALGPVITGYVYDRYQSYAPLMSAYIAVAITAGLLYATLRPPKPH
- a CDS encoding MFS transporter yields the protein MFQAIPDKLRGLYFGWRMIAVSCAIRVLGGGLHAYGISVFFLPVTEELGLTRTATSLVFSLARAQGALEGPVAGYCIDRYGPRPVIAIAIALAGVGYLLLAGVHSYTMLLIVYMGIISLPYQAGFMDATMALANTWFIRKRALAMSITSGSIALGGALLTPFLAYAVHSWGWRSASIGSGIAFLLVGLPLAFCVHRSPESLGLLSDGDTARFNETKENRDTATATAARELSLSQTLHTHQFWLLTVATTLRAACSSAVLVHFVPILVWKGYSETEGAFYLSVIAICGMPTHLLIGWLGDRFDKPRLMAGFMLLGSVAIYFLFNGRQLWQLWIALLLFSVFEGLFPTTWATVGDFFGRHNFAKIRGSMSFLYTWGSVLGPLLAGIVYDRTRSYQMLYWALMAICWLTALLYFALLQPKPAQATASA